The genomic window ATTCCTGCAGACCAAAGGGTCCAAGTTAGGCATGTTTATATTATCTAACCGTAGCGGAGTGATGATTACCTCTTCTTGGTAAAGTCTTTAGTAGGAATTGATGATGTGATCTTTCAGTTCTTGTTCCTCCTCTATCCAATTTCCATTAGCATCTCTAAGCTTGTGAattttgttctttcttcttcttataatGGCTTTAGTGGGATAGAACTTTGTGTTTCTATCCCCTTCAACCATCCACTGCTCTCTAGATTTTTGGAGCCAGAGAGCTTCTTCTTTGTCAAGAATGTCTTCTGGTTCTCTTTTTAGGTTTGTTTCCAAATTATCCAGAAAAGGGTTTTTCCCGTAGCTAATACTTTTTTGGATGCCATTGATTCTGTTTAAAAGTCTTCTCTTTGTCTTGAAGATATTTCCGAAGACCTCTTTGTTCCATTTACTTAGATCTTTTCCGAGACTGTTGAGATTTTGAATGAACATGCTGTCCTCTTTCCAATGTTTTTTCAAAAACGGCCTGAAATCCGAGTGCATTGACCACATAGCTTCGAATCTGAAAGGTCTGCCATTCCTGCAATCTGTTCCTTCATTTTTCGTTAACAAAAGAGGATGGTGGTCAAATTTGGTTCTAGGCAGGACTTTGACAACCGCTTCTTGAAATTTGGTTCTCCACGAGGGATTAGATAGAGCCCTATCCAATCTATTGAAAACTTTGTCGTATCCTTTCCATTGTGGCCCTCTCTAGGTAAACCTGGATCCTATAAATTCTAGATCTACTAATCCGCATCTATCGATCCAATTAGCAAAGTTTCTGCACATTCTAAGATCAATTGGTCTGCCACCTTTTTTCTCAGTGCCATCTTTTATCTCGTTAAAATCTCCTATTAACAGCCAAGGTTCTCCCATGTTTCTTGTTATTCTTTCAATATTCTGCCAAATCACTCTTCCATTGTTTGGTTGTGGACTCGCATAAACCGCTGTGAGGTACCAGGGATCTTGGATGTGATGCTGCACTCTTGTATGTATGAATTGCTGGTTAGATTCTAATGTTGTAATAGAGATACTGTTGTCCTTCCAGCATATTCAAATTCTTCCTATAAAACATTGAGCTTCCTCAATAATGAAATTGTTGAAATCAGCACCTTGAATAATTCTTCTAGCATTATTACCGCTAGTTTTTGTTTCCAAGAGGATCACAATGTCAGAATTGTATTGTCTTAAGAATTATTTTAAGGTGCGTCTAAAAGCACAACTAGCCGCACCTCTAACATTCCAAGACATTATAATCATTAAAACCCTTGGAAGGAATTAGTTTAGCTGCATATCCGCAGCTgtgtctttctctctctcactaATTCTGGGAGTTTCACACTCCACTCCAATTATCAGGTCTTCTATCTCCTTTTGCATGTCTATTTCCATAGGCACATCAGATCTCTGTTCTAGCTCTCTAAGGTCTGGTGGTTCTTCCTCCTGCACTTTATGGTATTCTTGCTCTTTGTTGTTGGttgtttgaaaattttgattttgcgTGTCGTCATTAGCTGCCTTCCAGTTCTCCTTGTATTTAACTATGTTGTTTTCCTTGATATTCTTGCTGCTTTCTCCCTTGTAAATCACTTTCTTTGTGTTGTTCTGATTTTTTCCTACTTGTATTTGCTGATTTTGTGCTTGAGTCAGTTCTATCTGGTTGTTCTTGTTTTTTGTTGTGTTGTTCTTTTCAATTTGATtcttgtttggttgttttgtctctttttctttgtctctttGCTTTTGTTCTTTCTCCTCTTGTGCTGCTTTTTTGTTGTTTTCTGACTCTTTTTCCTCCTCATTCTCCATTCCACTTTCATTTAGCTCTTCTATTTCTAGCACACTATATCTTGacttattatttttcttactttctttctctTTGGTGTGGCTGGCACCAACTTCCTCTTTGTTCATTTTCTTCCTCACTCTTCTTTGCCTCTGGATTATCATCCATGGGCCGTACTTATCTGATTCCTGGTTCATTGTGGCTTTatttctttttgctttctctagtTCATTTTTCCCTGCTGCTTCTTGAATTACTGCTGCTGTTTTCATATTTTTTGCTGCTTGTttttccttctcttctttctcctttTGTTGCTGCTCTTTTGCCTCTTTTAATTCCTTCCAAATATCGCAATTTTTCTATTCATGGTCTACTTTGCCATATGTAAAGCAAATTTGGTGAATGCCCTCATACTCAACTTGATATTCCTTTCCATTTACCATATATCTTCCTAGCAGTGGCTTAGCTAAGTCCACCTCCACGCATAGCCTTGCGAATTTTTCTCGACAGAGATGCGAGGTGTTGTAATCCACTTTACAGGTTCTGCCTATAAGGTCACCTATTTTCCTTAGAATCTTTTCATTGTAGAGTTCGATGGGAAGGCCTGGAAGTCTAACCCATGCTGTGATTTTGTCAATCGAGGTAAGAATGAGGTTAAAGTTTGGCTCCCAGAATCTTAAAGCCAAGTAgtgatcatatatttttcaagGACCATCAAGGAGAGCATGATCGAAGTCATCCTCAGCATAAAACTTTACCAGGTAGAAGTCATTGCCAATGTCTATGACATCCACTCCACCAAATCTGCCCCACATCATTTATAGCCTCATTTTTCATTGCTGCATATCCAATCTTTCTCCCCATGAGTTTAACAATTAGGGATTTTCACCATGGCTTTCAGAGTTCTCTTTTAGCATTATCATTTATAACAATATTGAACAGACCGTCTCCCATATCCACAAGTGAtatgtcttcttttttttttccttacatCTTTTCTTGGTTCTGATGTTTCAGGTATTTTCTCCTGGTCACTCATCAATTCTTCATTTTCAGTCTCTGATAGGTCTTCATCGGATGTTGCTCCAGCTCCAGTAACCATGTTCGCATAGGACCTCGTTCTCTGATTCTCTACTTTATCTTCTATCCAATCTTCATGACGAAGGACAAGCACTTGTGTGCCTGAGAACCCATCTTCCCCTTTTCTAATCTTTTTGCTGTTCCTTGCTTGGTTCTCATGTTCCTGTGGTGGTCGGGAGTGCTCATTGGGGGCCCTTTCCAGCCTATTGTTGCCGGTCATGGGCGATGATGGCTGTTTGAAACGTTATGTTGTGCAGAGAAAAAACAGGGGAGGTGCTAAATAATTTTCTTCGTATAAAAAAGAAAGTCCAACGTTTTTTTAATATCTTCTATATTAATTAACTTTCGTAAAAACCGTTTTTGGTCATGATAGCACTTATTTTTGGACCTAACCTTTATAAACACTTTACTGTTACAATTTTATGGCCCATTGTAATCTTTTTGGATCACGAAAAACCAAACTCTCTAAGCAAATTTTTGGGCGGAAGCTGGTGCCTCTAGAAAAAGTAGGAAGTGTATCCCTCTCTGTATACTAATTTTAGAAGTTATCTAAGTCATTAAAATAAAACACTATTTCaactcttttctttttattttttagtcaCATTTTAATATATGTACTAACATAAAAACTAAATTATTCAAAATACTANNNNNNNNNNNNNNNNNNNNNNNNNNNNNNNNNNNNNNNNNNNNNNNNNNNNNNNNNttaaaaaaaaaaaaacaaggagcACAACACCCGTTAGCATTTAAGGATGACCCAAATTTTTGTTCCCTATTTTAGAGAGTAATATTTAGTTGGTTGGTGCTGCACTCTACTCACAATTAGGGTTTCTTTGAGAGGTTTCGAAATCCTGTGCGGCAGCCATCATGGTGAGTGTCCTTCTTCCTCGCATTTCATTAGATCCGTGCTTGATTATCTATGCGGTTTCTTTGAATAACTGAATTTTCATGTGGATTGAGTAGGTTCTTCAGAATGACATCGATTTGCTTAACCCTCCAGCTGAGCTTGAGAAGAGAAAACACAAGCTCAAGCGTCTTGTTCAGTCTCCTAACTCTTTCTTCATGGTATTCTCTCTCTTATTATCTTTCCCGTTTTTTTTGTTATTAGTTTTTCTAATACGTTTTTATGTCTCTTGTTTTCCCCTGTTTTATTGTTGCAGGATGTGAAGTGCCAAGGTTGCTTCAACATGTAAGTTGGATGATTCTCCCGTTTTTTTGTGTTGATTTTTATTTAGTGATATCTAACTTGCTTCAAATTACTCGAATTAGTTTTAACACGCCAAATTTGTGATTGGATGCAGTACCACTGTATTCAGCCACTCTCAAACTGTCGTGGTGTGCGGAAACTGCCAGACAGTATTGTGCCAGCCAACCGGCGGGCGAGCCAGGCTGACTGAGGGCTGCTCTTTTAGGAAGAAAGGGGATTAAAACGGTGTGACATCCTTTTAGACTGTAAAGTTTTGCTGCTCTAAAATAGGATCAATGCCTTTTGTCTTTGTTTCACAGTTTTCTCTAGAACTTGATGATACCACCTAGCCTTTTCATATTGCATATGGTTTTGgtagatttttaattttatctttcatgtTGGATTCATATTACTCAGATTCTTCAATGATTGTTATGCATGTGTTGTAGTTCTTTGTGCTTGATTTGTCTTACTTTTGGTTCTTAAAGCTGGACATTACACGTGTTTTTATGCTTTTCTAGGttaggttttaatcttgaggATTGCTAGGAGactagcaacttttgtgatttgtagccatcaaatagccatcaatgatggttttaatggtacgagattgatgtgagatttcatccattggctcattttttttttactggttacatactggccagaatttaaaaaagttgctggccccttagACTTTTCTTATTTATATTTTGGATTTTTTGTTGAACACAAGCAATGTGGATTGCTTGATGATGCGCCTAAGGCCGAGCGCTTCCCTCTTGAGTTAGGGGTGGCGTGGTATATCCACGGGAGAGGGTATTCTTTGTGGCGCACATTTAAGTGCGTAGGCGCACAACAATTCGCCGTATGGTGAAGGGGCTACAGGCCGCTTTGCTGCTTTAGTAATAGCAGTTTGAGCGAGAAGGATTGCCCCATATTTCTTTACAATTTTGGGCTCAAGGTGAAACTTGCCTCTATAGTTAGAGATTTCTTCTTTGTTTGCTTGGCTGCTCTTAAGTTACGAAAAAAATCAGCTTTTCATTCATTCGG from Arachis ipaensis cultivar K30076 chromosome B09, Araip1.1, whole genome shotgun sequence includes these protein-coding regions:
- the LOC107619215 gene encoding 40S ribosomal protein S27-2 codes for the protein MVLQNDIDLLNPPAELEKRKHKLKRLVQSPNSFFMDVKCQGCFNITTVFSHSQTVVVCGNCQTVLCQPTGGRARLTEGCSFRKKGD